A section of the Sphingomonas ginsenosidivorax genome encodes:
- a CDS encoding metallophosphoesterase family protein yields the protein MSEARALKLFHVSDVHFGAEDPAAIAWFSELVTAEKPDAVIMTGDLTMRATKDEFQRGGDWLRSLGVPVTLEVGNHDIPYYWDPFRRLFAPYQRYAAVETMIEKPLDLPGLTVVPLKTTARAQWRWNWSKGRVSPGSLQRALAMIADAPKDNLIFVAAHHPLIEAGTTGTARTRHGDSALTALADAGGHAVLSGHVHDPFDIPIDRAGRTVRMIGAGTLSKRTRGSPPAFNEIRIDGGNFETLARTLSSEPKHVLNG from the coding sequence TTGTCTGAGGCTCGGGCGCTCAAGCTCTTCCACGTCAGCGACGTGCATTTCGGTGCGGAGGACCCGGCAGCGATCGCCTGGTTCTCGGAGCTGGTGACCGCGGAGAAGCCCGACGCGGTCATCATGACCGGCGACCTGACGATGCGCGCCACCAAGGACGAGTTCCAGCGTGGCGGCGACTGGCTGCGCTCGCTCGGCGTGCCCGTGACGCTGGAGGTCGGCAACCACGACATCCCCTATTACTGGGACCCGTTCCGCCGCCTGTTCGCGCCCTATCAGCGCTATGCCGCGGTCGAGACGATGATCGAGAAGCCGCTCGACCTGCCCGGCCTGACCGTCGTCCCGCTCAAGACCACCGCGCGCGCCCAGTGGCGATGGAACTGGTCGAAGGGCAGGGTCAGCCCAGGCTCGCTGCAGCGCGCGCTGGCGATGATCGCCGATGCACCCAAGGACAATCTCATCTTCGTCGCCGCGCACCATCCGCTGATCGAGGCGGGCACGACCGGCACCGCGCGCACGCGCCACGGCGACAGCGCGCTGACCGCGCTCGCCGATGCGGGCGGGCACGCGGTGCTGTCGGGCCATGTACACGACCCGTTCGACATCCCGATCGACCGCGCCGGGCGCACCGTCCGGATGATCGGCGCCGGCACGCTCTCCAAGCGCACCCGCGGCAGCCCGCCCGCCTTCAACGAGATCCGCATCGACGGCGGCAACTTCGAGACGCTCGCGCGCACGTTGTCCTCCGAGCCCAAGCACGTCCTGAACGGCTGA
- the rpoC gene encoding DNA-directed RNA polymerase subunit beta' has protein sequence MNEMTPFANPVAKAETFDQIQIGIASPDKIRSWSFGEIKKPETINYRTFKPERDGLFCARIFGPIKDYECLCGKYKRMKYKGIVCEKCGVEVTVSKVRRERMGHIELAAPVAHIWFLKSLPSRIGLLLDMQLKQLERVLYFEAYIVIEPGLTPLEKYQLMTEDELLDAQDQYGEDAFSAGIGAEAVRIMLESLDLEGERTALLEELAVTKSELKPKKIIKRLKVVESFIDSGNRPEWMILEVVPVIPPELRPLVPLDGGRFATSDLNDLYRRVINRNNRLKRLMELRAPDIIVRNEKRMLQEAVDALFDNGRRGRTITGANKRPLKSLSDMLKGKQGRFRQNLLGKRVDYSGRSVIVTGPELKLHQCGLPKKMALELFKPFIYARLDAKGLSMTLKQAKKWVEKERKEVWDILDEVIREHPVMLNRAPTLHRLGIQAFEPVLIEGKAIQLHPLVCSAFNADFDGDQMAVHVPLSLEAQLEARVLMMSTNNILSPANGKPIIVPSQDMVLGLYYLSMMKENEPGQGMLLGDMAEVHQALNAGAVTLHSKIISRVPQTDEKGKQYLKRYETTPGRMLLGETLPHSHKVPFETVNRLLTKKDVGDVIDEVYRHTGQKETVLFADAIMSLGFRHAFRAGISFGKDDMIIPEAKIALVDDTKALVKDFEQQYQDGLITQQEKYNKVIDAWSRCGDQVANAMMDEIRSVKVDEETGREKPINSIYMMAHSGARGSQAQIKQLAGMRGLMAKPSGEIIETPIISNFKEGLTVLEYFNSTHGARKGLADTALKTANSGYLTRRLVDVSQDCVIIEPDCGTERALEMKAILQGGSTIASLGERILGRTTAEDIVDPKTGKVVIPSGTLLDEPMITQIEALGTQSCKIRSPLVCESKIGVCGKCYGRDLARGTPVNIGEAVGVIAAQSIGEPGTQLTMRTFHIGGAAQLNETSNLEAHADGTVQFRDLRIIVDQRGRRVVLSRSGEIAIVDMDGRELSVDRIPYGAYVLFDDGHIVSKGDRMAEWDPFTMPVITENPGTIKYVDLIEGKTLTEQTDEATGIAQRVVVEYRAATKSKEDLRPRLTLLDDTSGETGRYMLATGATLSVEDGAQVFGGDVVARVSRESAKTRDITGGLPRVAELFEARKPKENAIIAKVSGRVVFGKDYKAKRKIGIQPEDGSEVVEYLIPKSKVIDVQEGDYVKRGDNLIGGSPDPHDILEVLGIEPLAEYLVSEIQEVYRLQGVKINDKHIETIVRQMLQKVEITDGGDTTLLAGEQVDREEMDAINEKLDKKQVRAQGKPILLGITKASLQTRSFISAASFQETTRVLTEAAVQGKQDMLMGLKENVIVGRLIPAGTGAGLNRLRVAANSRDAAMRVAQRKMAEVSIIAPKDAKEEHDAELARSARDAGGTGDDALGEVVTSGTGTDADAGEYLNKPE, from the coding sequence ATGAACGAGATGACCCCCTTCGCCAATCCGGTCGCCAAGGCCGAGACGTTCGACCAGATCCAGATCGGCATCGCATCGCCGGACAAGATCCGCAGCTGGTCGTTCGGCGAGATCAAGAAGCCCGAGACCATCAACTATCGCACGTTCAAGCCCGAGCGTGACGGCCTGTTCTGCGCGCGCATCTTCGGTCCGATCAAGGATTACGAGTGCCTGTGCGGCAAGTACAAGCGCATGAAGTACAAGGGCATCGTCTGCGAGAAGTGCGGCGTCGAGGTTACCGTCTCGAAGGTCCGCCGCGAGCGGATGGGCCATATCGAACTGGCCGCCCCGGTTGCGCACATCTGGTTCCTGAAGTCGCTGCCGTCGCGCATCGGCCTGCTGCTCGACATGCAGCTGAAGCAGCTCGAGCGCGTGCTGTACTTCGAGGCGTACATCGTCATCGAGCCGGGCCTGACCCCGCTCGAGAAGTACCAGCTGATGACCGAGGACGAGCTCCTCGACGCGCAGGACCAGTATGGCGAGGACGCGTTCTCGGCCGGGATCGGCGCCGAAGCCGTGCGGATCATGCTGGAGTCGCTGGATCTCGAGGGTGAGCGTACCGCGCTGCTCGAAGAGCTGGCCGTCACCAAGTCCGAGCTGAAGCCCAAGAAGATCATCAAGCGGCTGAAGGTCGTCGAGAGCTTCATCGATTCGGGCAACCGCCCCGAGTGGATGATCCTCGAGGTCGTGCCGGTCATCCCGCCCGAGCTGCGCCCGCTGGTGCCGCTGGACGGTGGTCGCTTCGCGACGTCGGATCTGAACGATCTGTATCGCCGCGTGATCAACCGCAACAATCGTCTCAAGCGCCTGATGGAGCTCCGCGCGCCGGACATCATCGTCCGCAACGAGAAGCGCATGCTGCAGGAGGCCGTCGACGCATTGTTCGACAATGGTCGCCGCGGTCGCACGATCACGGGCGCCAACAAGCGTCCGCTCAAGTCGCTCTCCGACATGCTCAAGGGCAAGCAGGGCCGCTTCCGTCAGAACCTGCTCGGCAAGCGCGTCGACTATTCGGGTCGTTCGGTCATCGTGACCGGGCCTGAGCTGAAGCTGCACCAGTGCGGCCTGCCCAAGAAGATGGCGCTCGAGCTGTTCAAGCCGTTCATCTACGCACGTCTCGACGCCAAGGGTCTGTCGATGACCCTGAAGCAGGCGAAGAAGTGGGTCGAGAAGGAGCGCAAGGAAGTCTGGGACATCCTGGACGAGGTGATCCGCGAGCATCCGGTCATGCTGAACCGTGCGCCGACGCTTCACCGTCTCGGCATCCAGGCGTTCGAGCCGGTGCTGATCGAAGGCAAGGCGATCCAGCTTCACCCGCTGGTCTGCTCCGCGTTCAACGCCGATTTCGACGGCGACCAGATGGCCGTGCACGTTCCGCTGAGCCTCGAGGCCCAGCTCGAAGCGCGCGTGCTGATGATGTCGACGAACAACATCCTGTCGCCCGCCAACGGTAAGCCGATCATCGTTCCGTCGCAGGACATGGTTCTCGGTCTCTATTATCTGTCGATGATGAAGGAGAACGAGCCGGGCCAGGGCATGCTGCTGGGCGACATGGCCGAAGTGCACCAGGCACTGAACGCCGGCGCCGTGACGCTGCATTCGAAGATCATCAGCCGCGTTCCGCAGACCGACGAGAAGGGCAAGCAGTACCTCAAGCGGTACGAGACGACCCCGGGCCGCATGCTGCTGGGCGAGACGCTGCCGCACAGCCACAAGGTGCCGTTCGAGACCGTCAACCGCCTTCTCACCAAGAAGGACGTCGGGGACGTGATCGACGAGGTCTATCGTCACACCGGCCAGAAGGAGACCGTGCTGTTCGCCGACGCGATCATGTCGCTCGGCTTCCGTCACGCGTTCCGCGCGGGCATCTCGTTCGGCAAGGACGACATGATCATCCCGGAAGCGAAGATCGCGCTGGTCGACGACACCAAGGCGCTCGTGAAGGACTTCGAGCAGCAGTATCAGGACGGCCTGATCACGCAGCAGGAGAAGTACAACAAGGTGATCGACGCCTGGAGCCGTTGCGGCGACCAGGTCGCGAACGCCATGATGGACGAAATCCGGTCGGTGAAGGTCGACGAGGAGACCGGCCGTGAGAAGCCGATCAACTCGATCTACATGATGGCACACTCGGGCGCGCGTGGTTCGCAGGCGCAGATCAAGCAGCTCGCCGGCATGCGCGGCCTGATGGCCAAGCCGTCGGGCGAGATCATCGAGACGCCGATCATCTCGAACTTCAAGGAAGGCCTGACCGTCCTCGAATACTTCAACTCGACCCACGGCGCGCGCAAGGGCCTCGCGGATACGGCGTTGAAGACGGCGAACTCGGGGTACCTGACGCGTCGTCTGGTCGACGTGTCGCAGGACTGCGTCATCATCGAGCCGGATTGCGGCACCGAGCGCGCACTGGAAATGAAGGCCATTCTCCAGGGTGGTTCGACGATCGCGAGCCTCGGCGAGCGCATCCTCGGTCGTACGACCGCGGAGGACATCGTCGATCCGAAGACCGGCAAGGTCGTCATCCCGTCGGGCACGCTGCTCGACGAGCCGATGATCACGCAGATCGAGGCGCTGGGTACCCAGTCGTGCAAGATCCGCAGCCCGCTGGTCTGCGAGTCGAAGATCGGTGTCTGCGGCAAGTGCTACGGGCGCGATCTCGCCCGCGGTACGCCGGTGAACATCGGTGAGGCTGTCGGCGTCATCGCCGCGCAGTCGATCGGCGAGCCGGGCACGCAGCTGACGATGCGTACGTTCCACATCGGTGGTGCAGCGCAGCTCAACGAGACGTCGAACCTCGAGGCGCATGCCGACGGTACGGTGCAGTTCCGCGACCTGCGCATCATCGTCGACCAGCGTGGTCGTCGCGTGGTGCTCAGCCGCTCGGGCGAAATCGCGATCGTCGACATGGACGGCCGCGAGCTCTCGGTCGATCGCATCCCCTACGGTGCGTACGTGCTGTTCGACGATGGTCACATCGTGTCGAAGGGCGACCGGATGGCCGAGTGGGATCCGTTCACCATGCCGGTGATCACGGAGAACCCGGGCACCATCAAATATGTCGACCTGATCGAGGGCAAGACGCTCACCGAGCAGACCGACGAAGCGACGGGCATCGCCCAGCGCGTGGTGGTGGAGTATCGTGCGGCGACGAAGTCGAAGGAGGATCTGCGTCCGCGCCTGACCCTGCTCGACGACACTAGCGGAGAGACCGGCCGCTACATGCTGGCGACCGGCGCGACGCTCTCGGTCGAGGATGGCGCACAGGTGTTCGGCGGCGACGTCGTGGCGCGTGTCAGCCGTGAATCGGCCAAGACCCGCGACATCACGGGCGGTCTGCCGCGCGTTGCCGAGCTGTTCGAGGCGCGCAAGCCCAAGGAGAACGCGATCATCGCGAAGGTCTCGGGTCGCGTGGTGTTCGGCAAGGACTACAAGGCCAAGCGCAAGATCGGGATCCAGCCCGAGGACGGCAGCGAGGTCGTGGAGTATCTGATCCCGAAGTCGAAGGTCATCGACGTCCAGGAAGGCGACTACGTCAAGCGTGGCGACAACCTGATCGGCGGTTCGCCCGATCCGCACGACATTCTGGAAGTGCTCGGGATCGAGCCGCTTGCAGAGTATCTCGTGTCGGAAATCCAGGAAGTCTACCGACTCCAGGGCGTGAAGATCAACGACAAGCACATCGAGACGATCGTTCGTCAGATGCTGCAGAAGGTCGAGATCACCGACGGCGGCGACACCACGCTGCTGGCCGGCGAGCAGGTCGATCGCGAGGAAATGGACGCGATCAACGAGAAGCTCGACAAGAAGCAGGTCCGTGCACAGGGCAAGCCGATCCTGCTCGGCATCACCAAGGCGTCGCTGCAGACCCGCAGCTTCATCTCGGCGGCGTCGTTCCAGGAAACCACGCGCGTGCTCACCGAGGCCGCGGTGCAGGGCAAGCAGGACATGCTGATGGGCCTGAAGGAGAACGTCATCGTCGGGCGTCTCATTCCGGCCGGCACCGGCGCGGGGCTCAACCGCCTGCGTGTCGCCGCCAACAGCCGCGATGCGGCGATGCGCGTCGCGCAGCGCAAGATGGCCGAAGTCTCGATCATCGCGCCCAAGGACGCGAAGGAAGAGCATGATGCCGAGCTGGCACGATCGGCACGCGACGCCGGCGGCACCGGCGACGACGCGCTGGGCGAGGTCGTGACGAGCGGCACCGGGACCGACGCGGATGCCGGCGAGTATCTGAACAAGCCCGAGTGA
- a CDS encoding catalase family protein has product MSSTPVRYAPSVETVAPDEAETIAGLNESFQEILETTSQDYGHAVRAVHAKAHGIARGTLTVGHLPPQLAQGIFAAPGTYEAVIRISTNAGDILDDSVSLPRGVALKVIGVQGDRLPDSGDSTNQDFIMVNGPAFSAPDAKAFGKNLKLLSKTTDRFDGVKKAMSATFRVVESALEAVGGESATLKTLGGAAPVHPLGETYYSQTPFRFGDYIAKFALFPVSPGLTRLTGDLVNVTARPDALREVVRDELIEHGGTWELRVQLNTDLDAMPVEDASVVWDEKQSPFVTVATLEVPAQLSWAPGTTDKTDDALVYSVWDGVTAHQPLGGINRARKSPYELSSTFRGQFNGCPVHQPKSLSDLV; this is encoded by the coding sequence ATGTCCAGCACGCCCGTCCGCTACGCCCCCTCAGTCGAGACCGTGGCCCCCGACGAAGCCGAGACGATCGCCGGGCTGAACGAGAGCTTCCAGGAGATCCTCGAAACCACGTCGCAGGACTATGGCCATGCGGTCCGCGCGGTCCACGCCAAGGCGCACGGCATCGCGCGTGGCACGCTGACCGTCGGCCACCTGCCGCCGCAGCTCGCGCAGGGCATTTTCGCGGCACCCGGCACCTATGAGGCGGTGATCCGCATCTCGACCAACGCCGGCGACATCCTCGACGACAGCGTCAGCCTGCCGCGCGGCGTCGCGCTCAAGGTCATCGGCGTACAGGGTGATCGCCTGCCCGACTCCGGGGACTCGACCAATCAGGACTTCATCATGGTCAACGGCCCGGCCTTCTCCGCGCCCGACGCCAAGGCGTTCGGCAAGAACCTGAAGCTGCTGTCGAAGACCACGGACCGCTTCGACGGCGTCAAGAAGGCTATGTCGGCGACGTTCCGCGTCGTCGAATCCGCGCTGGAGGCCGTCGGCGGCGAATCCGCGACGCTCAAGACGCTGGGTGGTGCCGCGCCGGTCCATCCGCTCGGCGAGACCTATTACTCGCAGACCCCGTTCCGCTTCGGCGATTACATCGCGAAGTTCGCGTTGTTCCCGGTCTCGCCCGGCCTGACCCGGCTGACCGGCGACCTCGTCAACGTCACCGCGCGCCCCGACGCGCTTCGCGAGGTCGTACGCGACGAGCTGATCGAGCATGGCGGCACCTGGGAGCTGCGCGTGCAGCTCAATACCGATCTCGACGCGATGCCGGTCGAAGACGCCAGCGTCGTCTGGGACGAGAAGCAGAGCCCGTTCGTCACCGTCGCGACGCTCGAAGTGCCCGCACAGCTGAGCTGGGCACCCGGCACCACCGACAAGACCGACGACGCGCTGGTCTACAGCGTGTGGGACGGCGTGACCGCGCACCAGCCGCTCGGTGGCATCAACCGTGCGCGGAAGAGCCCGTACGAGCTGTCCTCGACGTTCCGCGGCCAGTTCAACGGCTGCCCGGTGCACCAGCCCAAGAGCCTTTCCGACCTTGTCTGA
- a CDS encoding DUF4126 domain-containing protein, whose product MLRSILMGLVAGQRSMTPLAALAGAARRGTLPHDTPGARLMAHPLIATGGVAMGALEMAGDKMKTAPDRTVFLGLLARTITAGFAGAALAPPKRQFAGAALGIGAAIGSSYAGLAARKWAMARWGQTATGFVEEAIVFSAANVIANAKPAHA is encoded by the coding sequence ATGCTACGCTCGATTCTGATGGGCCTCGTCGCGGGCCAGCGCTCGATGACGCCGCTCGCCGCGCTCGCCGGCGCCGCACGCCGCGGCACGCTGCCCCACGACACTCCCGGCGCCCGGCTGATGGCACACCCGCTGATCGCGACGGGCGGCGTGGCCATGGGTGCGTTGGAAATGGCGGGCGACAAGATGAAGACGGCGCCCGACCGCACCGTCTTCCTCGGCCTGCTCGCGCGCACGATCACCGCTGGCTTCGCAGGCGCCGCGCTCGCCCCGCCCAAGCGCCAGTTCGCCGGCGCCGCGCTCGGCATCGGGGCCGCGATCGGCTCGTCCTATGCCGGCCTCGCCGCGCGCAAATGGGCGATGGCACGCTGGGGCCAGACCGCGACCGGCTTCGTCGAGGAGGCGATCGTCTTCTCGGCCGCCAACGTCATCGCCAACGCGAAGCCCGCGCACGCCTGA
- the rpoB gene encoding DNA-directed RNA polymerase subunit beta: MASRAINAGGTAKRRIRKVFGNIHEVVQMPNLIEVQRESYEQFLRSDKSIGHVSGLEKTLRSVFPIQDFAGTAYLDFDDYVLEPPKFDVEECRQRGITYAAPMRVTLRLTAFEVDPDTEAKSVIDIKEQDVYMGDMPLMTENGTFFINGTERVIVSQMHRSPGVLFDHDRGKTHASGKYLFAARVIPYRGSWLDFEFDAKDIVNVRIDRKRKLPVTALLYALGMTSEEILNYFYNRVTFVRGQGGWIVPFQVENWRGQKPMFDIVDAKTGEVVFPNGQKISPRAANKAFKDGLTDLLIPTEEIFGRYSAYDLIDESTGAIYIEAGDEVTAENLELLDKAGIERLELLDIDHVATGPWIRNTLKADKAEEREQALSDIYRVMRPGEPPTLETAEALFSGLFFDPDRYDLSAVGRVKLNMRLDLDVEDTVTTLRTEDILEVVKTLVNLKDGKGEIDDIDNLGNRRVRSVGELLENQYRVGLLRMERAVKERMSSVDVSTVMPNDLINAKPAVAAVREFFGSSQLSQFMDQTNPLSEVTHKRRVSALGPGGLTRERAGFEVRDVHPTHYGRICPIETPEGPNIGLINSLASFSRVNKYGFIETPYRKVVDHKVTDDVVYLSAMEEAKHTIAQANADLTADGGFTEELVSSRQAGDFLMALPDNITLMDVSPKQLVSVAASLIPFLENDDANRALMGSNMQRQAVPLVQAEAPFVGTGMEETVARDSGAAISAKRAGIVDQVDAARIVIRATGEIDAGKSGVDIYTLMKFQRSNQSTCINQRPLVKVGDVVSAGDVLADGPSTEFGELALGRNSLVAFMPWNGYNYEDSILISERIVKDDVFTSIHIDEFEVMARDTKLGPEDITRDIPNVGEEALRNLDEAGIVYIGAEVEPGDILAGKITPKGESPMTPEEKLLRAIFGEKASDVRDTSLRLPPGVSGTVVDVRVFNRHGIDKDERAMAIEREEIERLKKDSDDERSILNRATWSRLREMLLDQTSTSVPKGLKKGAVIDMETLDSVDRHEWWKFSVADDKTQSDLEAVKQQYDDAAKLITDKFHDRREKLERGDELSPGVLKMVKVFVAVKRKLQPGDKMAGRHGNKGVISRILPAEDMPFLADGTPVDIVLNPLGVPSRMNVGQIFETHLGWAARGLGQQITHALETWREENPEAKPGAMPDAVKERLKTVYGEQYHDEIEARSGDEIIELAQNLKNGVPMATPVFDGAREADVSAMLELAGLDPSGQSDLFDGRTGDKFDRKVTVGYIYMLKLHHLVDDKIHARSIGPYSLVTQQPLGGKAQFGGQRFGEMEVWALQAYGAAYTLQEMLTVKSDDVVGRTKVYEAIVKGDDTFEAGIPESFNVLVKEMRSLGLNVDLKQSEPGFDSDGIQIAAE, encoded by the coding sequence ATGGCATCCAGAGCGATCAACGCAGGCGGCACCGCTAAGCGCCGCATCCGCAAGGTTTTCGGCAACATCCACGAAGTCGTGCAGATGCCGAACCTGATCGAGGTCCAGCGCGAGAGCTACGAGCAGTTCCTGCGGTCGGACAAGTCGATCGGCCATGTGTCGGGCCTCGAGAAGACGCTGCGCAGCGTGTTCCCGATCCAGGATTTCGCGGGCACCGCCTATCTCGATTTCGACGACTACGTTCTCGAGCCGCCGAAGTTCGACGTCGAGGAATGCCGCCAGCGCGGGATCACCTATGCGGCCCCGATGCGCGTCACGCTGCGCCTGACCGCGTTCGAGGTCGATCCGGATACCGAGGCCAAGTCGGTCATCGATATCAAGGAGCAGGACGTCTACATGGGCGACATGCCGCTCATGACCGAGAACGGCACCTTCTTCATCAACGGCACCGAGCGCGTCATCGTCAGCCAGATGCACCGGTCGCCGGGCGTGCTGTTCGACCATGACCGCGGCAAGACGCACGCGTCGGGCAAGTATCTGTTCGCTGCGCGCGTCATCCCGTATCGCGGCTCGTGGCTCGATTTCGAGTTCGACGCCAAGGACATCGTCAACGTCCGTATCGATCGCAAGCGCAAGCTGCCCGTGACGGCTTTGCTCTATGCGCTCGGCATGACGTCGGAAGAGATCCTCAACTATTTCTACAACCGCGTGACCTTCGTCCGCGGCCAGGGTGGCTGGATCGTCCCCTTCCAGGTCGAGAACTGGCGTGGCCAGAAGCCGATGTTCGACATCGTCGATGCGAAGACCGGCGAAGTCGTGTTCCCGAACGGCCAGAAGATCAGCCCCCGCGCTGCGAACAAGGCGTTCAAGGACGGCCTGACCGACCTGCTGATCCCGACCGAGGAAATCTTCGGCCGCTATTCGGCATACGACCTGATCGACGAGTCGACCGGCGCGATCTACATCGAGGCCGGTGACGAGGTCACCGCAGAGAATCTCGAACTGCTCGACAAGGCAGGCATCGAGCGTCTCGAGCTGCTCGACATCGACCACGTCGCGACGGGTCCGTGGATCCGCAACACGCTGAAGGCCGACAAGGCCGAAGAGCGCGAGCAGGCGCTTAGCGACATCTATCGCGTCATGCGTCCCGGCGAGCCGCCGACGCTCGAGACGGCAGAGGCGCTGTTCTCGGGCCTGTTTTTCGATCCGGACCGCTACGACCTGTCGGCCGTCGGCCGCGTGAAGCTCAACATGCGCCTCGACCTCGACGTCGAGGACACGGTGACGACGCTGCGCACCGAGGACATTCTCGAGGTCGTCAAGACGCTCGTGAACCTCAAGGACGGCAAGGGCGAGATCGACGATATCGACAACCTCGGTAACCGTCGTGTCCGGTCTGTCGGCGAGCTGCTCGAGAACCAGTACCGCGTCGGCCTGCTCCGCATGGAGCGCGCCGTGAAGGAGCGGATGTCGTCGGTCGACGTGTCGACCGTGATGCCGAACGACCTGATCAACGCGAAGCCGGCGGTTGCCGCGGTGCGCGAATTCTTCGGCTCGTCGCAGCTGTCGCAGTTCATGGATCAGACCAACCCGCTGTCGGAAGTCACCCACAAGCGTCGCGTGTCGGCACTTGGACCGGGTGGTCTGACGCGTGAGCGCGCAGGCTTCGAAGTCCGCGACGTTCACCCGACGCATTACGGCCGCATCTGCCCGATCGAGACGCCGGAAGGCCCGAACATCGGTCTGATCAACTCGCTGGCGTCGTTCTCGCGGGTCAACAAGTATGGCTTCATCGAGACGCCGTATCGGAAAGTCGTCGACCACAAGGTGACCGACGACGTCGTGTACCTGTCGGCGATGGAAGAGGCCAAGCACACGATCGCGCAGGCCAACGCCGACCTGACCGCGGACGGTGGCTTCACCGAGGAGCTGGTCTCGTCGCGTCAGGCTGGCGACTTCCTGATGGCGCTGCCCGACAACATCACGCTGATGGACGTCAGCCCCAAGCAGCTCGTCTCGGTCGCCGCATCGCTCATTCCGTTCCTGGAAAACGATGACGCCAACCGCGCGCTGATGGGCTCGAACATGCAGCGCCAGGCCGTGCCGCTCGTCCAGGCCGAGGCGCCGTTCGTCGGCACCGGCATGGAAGAGACCGTGGCCCGGGACTCCGGCGCTGCGATCTCAGCCAAGCGGGCGGGCATCGTCGACCAGGTCGACGCGGCGCGTATCGTGATCCGCGCCACCGGCGAGATCGATGCCGGCAAGTCGGGCGTCGACATCTACACGCTGATGAAGTTCCAGCGGTCTAACCAGTCGACCTGCATCAACCAGCGTCCGCTGGTGAAGGTGGGCGACGTGGTCTCGGCCGGCGACGTGCTCGCCGACGGTCCGTCGACCGAGTTCGGCGAGCTGGCGCTGGGCCGCAACAGCCTCGTCGCGTTCATGCCGTGGAACGGGTACAACTACGAGGATTCGATCCTCATCAGCGAGCGGATCGTGAAGGACGACGTGTTCACGTCGATCCATATCGACGAGTTCGAGGTGATGGCCCGCGACACCAAGCTCGGGCCCGAGGACATCACGCGCGACATCCCGAACGTCGGCGAGGAAGCACTCCGCAACCTCGACGAGGCGGGCATCGTGTACATCGGTGCCGAGGTCGAGCCGGGCGATATCCTTGCCGGCAAGATCACGCCCAAGGGTGAATCGCCGATGACGCCGGAGGAGAAGCTGCTCCGCGCAATCTTCGGCGAGAAGGCATCGGACGTGCGCGACACGTCGCTGCGCCTGCCGCCGGGCGTGTCGGGTACGGTCGTCGACGTTCGCGTCTTCAACCGTCACGGCATCGACAAGGACGAGCGCGCGATGGCGATCGAGCGCGAGGAGATCGAGCGGCTGAAGAAGGACTCGGACGACGAGCGGTCGATCCTGAACCGTGCGACCTGGAGCCGCCTGCGAGAGATGCTGCTCGACCAGACCTCGACCTCGGTGCCCAAGGGCCTGAAGAAGGGTGCGGTCATCGATATGGAGACGCTGGACAGCGTCGACCGTCACGAGTGGTGGAAGTTCTCCGTCGCCGACGACAAGACGCAGAGCGACCTCGAGGCCGTCAAGCAGCAGTATGACGACGCGGCCAAGCTGATCACGGACAAGTTCCATGATCGGCGCGAGAAGCTGGAGCGTGGCGACGAGCTGTCGCCGGGCGTGCTGAAGATGGTCAAGGTGTTCGTGGCGGTGAAGCGCAAGCTGCAGCCGGGCGACAAGATGGCCGGCCGTCACGGCAACAAAGGCGTCATCAGCCGCATCCTGCCGGCGGAGGACATGCCGTTCCTCGCCGACGGGACGCCGGTCGATATCGTGCTCAACCCGCTGGGCGTGCCGTCGCGCATGAACGTCGGGCAGATCTTCGAGACGCATCTGGGCTGGGCCGCACGCGGTCTCGGCCAGCAGATCACGCATGCGCTGGAGACGTGGCGCGAGGAGAACCCCGAGGCCAAGCCGGGCGCGATGCCCGACGCGGTCAAGGAGCGCCTCAAGACCGTGTATGGCGAGCAGTATCACGACGAGATCGAAGCCCGCTCGGGCGACGAGATCATCGAGCTCGCGCAGAACCTGAAGAACGGCGTGCCGATGGCGACGCCGGTGTTCGACGGCGCGCGCGAGGCCGATGTGTCGGCGATGCTGGAACTGGCGGGTCTCGACCCGTCGGGCCAGTCGGACCTGTTCGACGGACGTACCGGCGACAAGTTCGATCGCAAGGTGACGGTCGGCTACATCTACATGCTGAAGCTGCATCACCTGGTCGACGACAAGATCCACGCCCGGTCGATCGGACCGTACAGCCTAGTCACGCAGCAGCCGCTGGGTGGTAAGGCGCAGTTCGGTGGCCAGCGCTTCGGCGAGATGGAGGTCTGGGCACTCCAGGCCTACGGCGCGGCGTATACCCTGCAGGAAATGCTGACGGTGAAGTCGGACGACGTCGTCGGGCGCACCAAGGTCTACGAGGCGATCGTCAAGGGCGACGACACGTTCGAGGCCGGCATTCCGGAGAGCTTCAACGTTCTCGTCAAGGAAATGCGCTCGCTGGGCCTGAACGTGGACCTCAAGCAGTCGGAGCCTGGCTTCGACAGCGACGGGATCCAGATCGCGGCGGAGTAA